A single bacterium DNA region contains:
- a CDS encoding radical SAM protein, with protein sequence MLKVTEIFASVQGETSYSGYPFAFVRLTGCNLRCRYCDTAYAYDSGEEFPLEEVVSRVAAFGLARACVTGGEPLLQEEAPALVTALLDLGQEVLVETNGSVPLASLDPRAVKIMDVKCPSSGEDRKMLWDNFRHLTERDEVKFVISSEEDYRYAKEIAARYRRDRKWGILFSPAFGLLAPERLAGWMIGDGLDARFQLQLHKLVWGPERRGV encoded by the coding sequence ATGCTGAAGGTCACGGAAATCTTCGCCAGCGTCCAGGGGGAAACTTCGTATTCGGGGTACCCGTTCGCCTTCGTGCGGCTCACCGGGTGCAACCTCCGATGCCGGTACTGCGACACCGCGTACGCCTACGACTCCGGGGAGGAATTTCCGCTGGAAGAGGTCGTCTCCCGGGTCGCCGCCTTCGGACTCGCCCGGGCGTGCGTCACGGGGGGGGAGCCGCTCCTCCAGGAAGAGGCCCCCGCCCTCGTCACGGCCCTCCTCGACCTGGGGCAGGAAGTGCTGGTCGAGACGAACGGCTCGGTCCCCCTCGCATCGCTCGACCCGCGGGCGGTCAAGATCATGGACGTGAAGTGCCCTTCCTCCGGCGAGGACCGGAAGATGCTATGGGACAACTTCCGCCACCTGACGGAGCGGGACGAGGTGAAGTTCGTCATCTCCTCCGAGGAGGATTACCGGTACGCGAAGGAAATCGCGGCACGGTACCGCCGCGACAGGAAATGGGGAATCCTCTTCTCTCCCGCGTTCGGGCTCCTCGCGCCCGAACGGCTCGCCGGCTGGATGATCGGGGACGGGCTCGACGCCCGGTTCCAGCTTCAGCTCCACAAGCTCGTCTGGGGACCGGAACGGAGAGGGGTGTGA
- the queC gene encoding 7-cyano-7-deazaguanine synthase QueC codes for MTAEGKPLGIALVSGGMDSLVMAEFCTRESDLALLHVNYGQRTEAKELSCFHAVAEHLKVPVARRLVADIGYLKRIGGSALTDGGIDVPEADLGREGVPVTYVPFRNAHLIAIAVSWAETIGATNIYIGAVAADSSGYPDCRPEFYEAMNETIRRGTKEGSGIVVKAPFVHLLKKDIVLMGKSMGVPFERSWSCYREGEKACGVCDSCALRLRAFAEAGVPDPLSYEIRPDYRRT; via the coding sequence GTGACGGCGGAAGGCAAACCGCTCGGGATCGCACTGGTCAGCGGCGGGATGGACAGCCTCGTGATGGCGGAGTTCTGCACGCGGGAGTCGGACCTCGCGCTGCTCCATGTCAACTACGGACAGCGCACCGAGGCGAAGGAACTCTCCTGCTTCCACGCCGTCGCGGAGCATTTGAAGGTGCCCGTCGCGCGGCGCCTCGTCGCGGACATCGGCTACCTGAAGCGGATCGGGGGGAGCGCCTTGACCGATGGCGGGATCGACGTTCCGGAAGCGGACCTCGGACGGGAGGGGGTCCCCGTCACCTACGTCCCGTTCCGGAACGCGCACCTGATCGCCATCGCCGTTTCGTGGGCCGAGACGATCGGGGCGACGAACATCTACATCGGCGCCGTGGCCGCCGACTCCTCGGGCTACCCGGACTGCCGTCCCGAATTCTACGAGGCGATGAATGAAACGATCCGGCGGGGGACGAAGGAGGGGAGCGGCATCGTCGTGAAGGCCCCCTTCGTCCACCTGTTGAAAAAGGATATCGTTTTGATGGGAAAATCGATGGGCGTCCCCTTCGAACGGTCCTGGTCGTGCTACCGGGAGGGGGAGAAAGCGTGCGGGGTCTGCGATTCGTGCGCCCTTCGCCTGCGCGCCTTCGCCGAGGCCGGGGTACCCGATCCCCTGTCCTACGAGATCCGGCCCGACTACCGAAGGACCTGA
- a CDS encoding nicotinate phosphoribosyltransferase, which produces MDLIPTRDEILRGETTDIYFRRTMEVLRATGKDRVRVNAEAIVKKFPAGYGYAVLSGRDEMMSLLAGIDVDVEAMEEGTLFFPFEPVFSIEGPYGAFCELETAMLGTICQASGIATAASRVKHAAGEKSVLSFGARRMHPALSTLIDRNAFIGGADGVSAVRSAAFLGEAPQGTMPHALVLVLGDTVTAMRAFDAAVDPAVPRVCLIDTLQDEKFEAVRVAEALRERLSAVRLDTPGSRRGDFRRILQEVRWELDLRGFRHVRLIVSGGLGEEEVRSLRDVADGFGVGTALSNAPTIDFALDIVEVEGVPFAKRGKRSGRKQVHACKACGARAVRPAADPPGPCACGGAMDALLRPALRAGTIVEPPSSPREIRGRVLRRVERFHAREPRP; this is translated from the coding sequence ATGGATCTCATCCCGACCCGCGACGAGATTCTCCGCGGGGAAACCACCGACATCTATTTCCGCCGTACGATGGAAGTGCTGCGCGCGACCGGAAAGGACCGTGTCCGCGTGAACGCCGAGGCGATCGTCAAGAAGTTCCCGGCCGGCTACGGGTATGCCGTCCTCTCGGGAAGGGACGAGATGATGTCGCTGCTCGCCGGGATCGACGTCGACGTGGAGGCGATGGAGGAGGGAACCCTCTTTTTCCCCTTCGAGCCCGTCTTCTCCATCGAGGGACCGTATGGCGCCTTCTGCGAGCTGGAGACCGCGATGCTGGGAACGATCTGCCAGGCGTCGGGGATCGCGACGGCGGCGTCGCGGGTCAAGCACGCGGCCGGGGAGAAGTCGGTCTTGAGCTTCGGGGCACGCAGGATGCACCCCGCGCTCTCCACGCTGATCGACCGGAACGCCTTCATCGGCGGAGCGGACGGCGTCTCCGCGGTCCGCAGCGCCGCGTTCCTCGGAGAGGCCCCGCAGGGAACGATGCCGCACGCGCTCGTCCTGGTCCTCGGAGACACGGTGACGGCGATGCGCGCCTTCGACGCGGCGGTCGATCCGGCGGTGCCGCGGGTCTGCCTGATCGACACCCTCCAGGACGAGAAGTTCGAGGCGGTCCGGGTCGCGGAGGCGTTGCGGGAACGGCTGTCCGCCGTCCGGCTCGACACGCCGGGGTCGCGCCGCGGCGATTTCCGGCGGATCCTCCAGGAGGTGCGGTGGGAGCTGGACCTGCGCGGCTTCCGACACGTCCGCCTGATCGTCTCCGGCGGGCTCGGAGAGGAAGAGGTGCGGTCGCTTCGCGACGTCGCCGACGGCTTCGGCGTCGGGACCGCCCTGAGCAACGCCCCCACGATCGACTTCGCGCTCGACATCGTGGAAGTCGAGGGAGTCCCGTTCGCGAAACGGGGGAAGCGGTCGGGCCGAAAGCAGGTGCACGCGTGCAAGGCGTGCGGCGCCCGTGCGGTCCGCCCCGCCGCGGACCCTCCGGGACCTTGCGCCTGCGGGGGCGCCATGGATGCGCTCCTGCGGCCGGCGCTGCGGGCGGGAACGATCGTGGAGCCTCCTTCTTCCCCCCGGGAGATCCGGGGCCGGGTGCTGCGGCGGGTGGAGCGGTTCCACGCGCGGGAGCCACGTCCTTGA
- the mtnA gene encoding S-methyl-5-thioribose-1-phosphate isomerase translates to MNGAFRTMAWERDALLLLDQRVLPMVESMRRCTDPSSVADAIRTMVVRGAPAIGVSAAFGLVLAVRCAWKKGRPWRRAFDEAATELAGTRPTAVNLFWAIDRMRREAAELPDDPEEAFSRLEERAVALFEEDVAANRAMGAHGAKLLPAQGSVLTHCNAGALATAGYGTALGVIRSAVAAGKRIHVYVDETRPFLQGARLTAWELMKDGIPCTLITDNMAASLFAAGKIDAAVVGADRIAANGDVANKIGTYGVAVLCKAHKVPFYVAAPVSTIDPKLPTGKRIPIEERDPSEVTHLMGKRVAPDGVHVYNPAFDVTPARFVSAIVTEKGVLTPPYAGALRKLFL, encoded by the coding sequence TTGAACGGGGCGTTCCGGACCATGGCGTGGGAGCGGGACGCCCTGCTGCTGCTGGACCAGCGCGTGCTGCCCATGGTCGAGTCGATGCGGCGGTGCACCGATCCCTCCTCCGTTGCGGACGCGATCCGGACGATGGTGGTGCGCGGCGCCCCGGCGATCGGCGTGTCCGCGGCGTTCGGCCTGGTCCTCGCCGTCCGGTGCGCGTGGAAGAAGGGGAGGCCCTGGCGGAGGGCGTTCGACGAGGCGGCGACCGAGCTTGCGGGGACCCGTCCGACGGCGGTCAACCTCTTCTGGGCGATCGACCGGATGCGCCGGGAAGCCGCGGAACTGCCGGACGATCCCGAGGAAGCCTTTTCCCGGCTCGAGGAGCGGGCGGTCGCCCTCTTCGAGGAGGACGTGGCCGCGAACCGGGCGATGGGGGCGCACGGGGCGAAGCTTCTTCCCGCGCAGGGAAGCGTTCTCACCCACTGCAACGCGGGCGCCCTCGCCACCGCGGGATACGGGACGGCGCTGGGAGTGATCCGTTCCGCCGTCGCGGCGGGGAAGCGGATCCACGTGTACGTGGACGAGACGCGGCCGTTCCTGCAGGGGGCCCGGTTGACGGCGTGGGAACTGATGAAGGACGGCATCCCGTGCACCCTGATCACGGATAACATGGCCGCATCCCTGTTCGCCGCCGGAAAGATCGACGCCGCCGTGGTCGGGGCGGACCGCATCGCGGCGAACGGGGACGTGGCGAACAAGATCGGAACGTACGGCGTCGCCGTCCTGTGCAAGGCGCACAAGGTCCCGTTCTACGTGGCCGCCCCGGTGTCGACGATCGACCCGAAGCTCCCGACCGGGAAGAGGATTCCGATCGAGGAGCGCGATCCTTCCGAGGTGACCCACCTGATGGGGAAGCGGGTCGCGCCCGACGGCGTCCACGTGTACAACCCCGCCTTCGACGTGACGCCGGCCCGCTTCGTTTCCGCCATCGTGACCGAGAAAGGGGTCCTTACGCCGCCCTACGCGGGCGCCCTCCGGAAACTCTTCCTTTGA
- the gatB gene encoding Asp-tRNA(Asn)/Glu-tRNA(Gln) amidotransferase subunit GatB: MAFETVIGLEVHAQLSTRSKIFCACSTAFGAAPNGNTCPVCTGMPGVLPVLNRKVVEYTIRTALATSCTVQRRSVFARKNYFYPDLPKAYQISQYELPIALGGHVDIEVDGETKRIGITRIHMEEDAGKLVHEGEFAGAQASLADLNRCSVPLMEIVSEPDMRTPEEGGAYLRRLHDILVYLGVCDGNMEEGSFRCDANVSVRPVGQEAFGTKAELKNMNSFRNVEKALEYEIRRQVELIEDGGKVVQETRLWDANAGVTVSMRRKEEAHDYRYFPDPDLLPLIVDDSWVEELRATIPEMPAEKIARLGTQYGISRYDAGLLASTRALADFFEASAAIYGGNPKTTANECVHWKDAVLAGTLSPETIAHAVEDRERGTISATASKKLVELVLSTGKPFRTLRDEQGLTQVSDTSALDVLVEKILAASPKEVEGYRAGKVGLLSFFVGQVMKESRGKANPKVVQEVLKKKLG, encoded by the coding sequence ATGGCGTTCGAGACGGTCATCGGGCTGGAGGTTCACGCCCAGCTCTCCACGCGAAGCAAGATCTTCTGCGCCTGCTCCACGGCGTTCGGGGCCGCCCCCAACGGGAACACCTGCCCCGTGTGCACCGGCATGCCGGGCGTGCTCCCGGTGCTCAACCGCAAGGTGGTGGAATACACGATCCGGACGGCGCTCGCCACCTCCTGCACGGTGCAGCGCAGGAGCGTCTTCGCCCGGAAGAACTACTTCTACCCGGACCTCCCCAAGGCGTACCAGATCTCGCAGTACGAGCTGCCGATCGCGCTGGGAGGCCACGTCGACATCGAGGTCGACGGGGAGACGAAGCGGATCGGGATCACGCGGATCCACATGGAAGAGGATGCCGGGAAGCTCGTCCATGAAGGCGAGTTCGCGGGCGCCCAGGCGTCGCTCGCGGACCTCAACCGGTGCTCCGTCCCGCTGATGGAGATCGTCTCCGAGCCCGACATGCGCACGCCGGAGGAGGGGGGCGCGTACCTCCGGCGCCTGCACGACATCCTCGTCTACCTCGGGGTGTGCGACGGGAACATGGAGGAGGGATCGTTCCGGTGCGACGCGAACGTCTCCGTCCGTCCGGTCGGGCAGGAGGCGTTCGGCACGAAGGCCGAGCTGAAGAACATGAACTCCTTCCGCAACGTCGAGAAGGCCCTCGAGTATGAAATCCGCCGCCAGGTCGAGCTGATCGAGGACGGGGGGAAGGTGGTGCAGGAGACGCGGCTCTGGGACGCGAACGCGGGCGTCACCGTGTCGATGCGGCGGAAGGAGGAGGCGCACGACTACCGGTACTTCCCCGACCCGGACCTGCTCCCGCTGATCGTGGACGATTCCTGGGTCGAGGAGCTTCGCGCGACGATCCCGGAGATGCCGGCGGAGAAGATCGCGCGGTTGGGGACGCAGTACGGGATCTCCCGGTACGACGCCGGGCTCCTCGCGTCGACCCGTGCGCTGGCGGATTTCTTCGAGGCGTCCGCGGCGATCTACGGCGGGAACCCGAAGACGACCGCGAACGAATGCGTCCACTGGAAGGACGCCGTCCTCGCCGGAACGCTCTCCCCGGAGACGATCGCCCACGCGGTCGAGGACCGGGAGCGGGGGACGATCTCCGCCACCGCCTCCAAGAAGCTCGTGGAGCTTGTCCTGTCGACCGGGAAGCCGTTCCGGACGCTTCGGGACGAGCAGGGATTGACCCAGGTCTCCGACACGTCCGCGCTGGATGTTCTCGTGGAAAAGATCCTCGCGGCGAGCCCGAAAGAGGTCGAGGGGTACCGGGCCGGGAAGGTCGGGCTCCTCTCCTTCTTCGTCGGACAGGTGATGAAGGAGAGCCGGGGGAAGGCCAACCCCAAGGTGGTCCAGGAGGTGTTGAAGAAGAAGCTCGGCTAG
- a CDS encoding isochorismatase family cysteine hydrolase, whose product MKKRAAFAVDGERVGPDGEESMKAGASGKKALVVVDMLNDFVRPGAPLEVPETRTILPALRRRIAKARREGELVVYICDAHRVNDPEFARMGWPPHAVEGTPGAGVVDSLAPEPGDVVVEKRTYSGFHGTPLRFVLQRNEIRSLTLSGCVTNICILFIAAEAGIRGYDVTVDERYVAGLSRKDHAFALDQMEKVFGVRVLRRPGKAPRR is encoded by the coding sequence ATGAAAAAAAGGGCCGCGTTCGCCGTCGATGGCGAACGGGTCGGGCCCGACGGGGAGGAATCGATGAAGGCCGGGGCGTCGGGGAAGAAGGCGCTGGTCGTCGTCGACATGCTGAACGATTTTGTCCGTCCCGGCGCCCCCCTCGAGGTGCCGGAGACGCGCACGATTCTTCCGGCGCTGCGCCGCCGGATCGCGAAAGCGCGGCGGGAGGGGGAGCTCGTCGTGTACATCTGCGACGCCCATCGGGTGAACGATCCCGAGTTCGCGCGGATGGGATGGCCGCCGCATGCCGTGGAGGGGACTCCCGGCGCGGGCGTCGTCGACTCCCTCGCTCCGGAGCCGGGAGACGTGGTCGTGGAGAAACGTACCTACTCCGGGTTCCACGGCACTCCGCTCCGGTTCGTTCTCCAGCGAAACGAAATCCGGAGCCTGACGCTCTCCGGCTGCGTCACCAACATCTGCATCCTGTTCATCGCGGCCGAAGCCGGGATCCGCGGATACGACGTGACGGTGGACGAGCGATACGTGGCGGGGCTGTCGCGGAAAGACCACGCCTTCGCCCTCGACCAGATGGAGAAGGTGTTCGGCGTCCGGGTGCTGCGTCGCCCGGGAAAAGCTCCCCGCCGTTGA
- a CDS encoding cation diffusion facilitator family transporter yields the protein MPETTAGTPENSRLRLRTARFSLGSAVTLCLLKFAVGIVSGSLGVLASALDNVADIFMSTVNFLSIRKAMDPADESHPYGHGKVETLATLFQGGVIALTGAGVVWEAVRRLRIGAAPEGVGLDVGILMMVISVVASWFISHRIRKGGERSGSSALAADALHFRTDVYSGSGILFSLVLYRFTGWKWLDPGVALAVGVYIFVAAVPLLKGAVEDLMDHQLPPETVAQVTSIIEAHRPMVVDWHDLRTRRSGSEKQIDFHVVVCRDHSLEQAHRVADHLEMEIREMLGNAHVVTHIDPCEIECSGPEECARVKGMIAGLHSPERDGKEAGS from the coding sequence TTGCCGGAAACCACGGCCGGTACCCCGGAGAACAGCCGTCTTCGCCTGCGGACCGCCCGTTTCTCCCTCGGGAGCGCCGTCACCCTTTGCCTCCTCAAGTTCGCCGTGGGGATCGTCTCCGGCTCCCTCGGCGTCCTCGCGTCGGCCCTCGACAACGTTGCGGACATCTTCATGTCCACCGTCAACTTCCTGTCGATCCGGAAGGCGATGGACCCCGCGGACGAGAGCCACCCGTACGGCCATGGAAAGGTGGAGACGCTCGCCACCCTTTTCCAGGGGGGGGTGATCGCCCTCACCGGGGCGGGAGTGGTCTGGGAGGCGGTGCGGCGCCTGCGCATCGGCGCGGCTCCCGAGGGGGTAGGCCTCGACGTGGGCATCCTCATGATGGTCATCTCCGTGGTCGCCTCCTGGTTCATCTCCCACCGGATCCGGAAGGGGGGCGAGAGATCGGGCTCTTCGGCCCTTGCCGCCGACGCGCTCCACTTCCGGACGGACGTCTACTCCGGGAGCGGGATCCTCTTCTCCCTCGTGCTGTACCGGTTCACGGGGTGGAAGTGGCTGGACCCGGGGGTCGCGCTGGCGGTGGGCGTCTACATCTTCGTCGCCGCCGTGCCGCTGCTGAAGGGAGCGGTGGAGGACCTGATGGACCACCAGCTCCCGCCGGAGACGGTGGCGCAGGTCACGTCGATCATCGAGGCGCATCGGCCGATGGTGGTCGACTGGCACGATCTGCGGACGCGCCGCTCCGGGTCGGAGAAGCAGATCGATTTCCACGTGGTGGTGTGCCGCGACCATTCGCTGGAACAGGCCCACCGGGTGGCGGACCACCTCGAGATGGAGATCCGGGAGATGCTGGGGAATGCCCACGTGGTAACCCACATCGACCCGTGCGAGATCGAGTGCTCCGGTCCCGAGGAGTGCGCCCGCGTGAAAGGCATGATCGCCGGGCTGCACAGCCCCGAGCGGGACGGGAAGGAAGCGGGTTCCTGA
- the glnE gene encoding bifunctional [glutamate--ammonia ligase]-adenylyl-L-tyrosine phosphorylase/[glutamate--ammonia-ligase] adenylyltransferase, giving the protein MNPVPRAGTSGPTVDRLREIGVRDTARALSLLSDLLQRLPRGHAGWDRICRAAAPAPDPDLYFLNLSRWVDSLPGAFLKRAFAREDLLPPIGALLGGSEFIPEQIARRPGIFEFLFLEDGVLRRPGPGALAREALAAADRAATEEELKRDLRRMKHREVARIAARDLSGIAPLHEVTEDLSRLASAALEGAVRFSRRTLDARLGAPIAILPDGTRRTARFVVMGMGKLGALELNFSSDIDIVFLYETDQGGTEGAARSVSLHEYFVRLGEAVTRIVSEATEDGFVFRVDLRLRPEGTRGELVNSLRSAEIYYESWGQTWERAALIKACPVAGDLSLGEEFLRSVVPFVYRKHLDFTAIEEIKGMKDRINLAAARSLRPDRDVKLGLGGIREIEFFAQAHQLIYGGKEPKLRQRGTVETISALSRMGIVTEEERDGLAAAYDFLRRLEHRIQAHRERQTHVLPQREEDLSRLARAMGLADPPALLSALDRHATAVHGIYARLFGGAREEETPGIPEEIRALFLHGRAGGDAPALLARLGFRDIEAAQRNLEVLRNGPPHVRIPQRARHYLDRIGPEILHRVARSPDPDLALGHVERFLSAIGPRTMFYALLYEKPKVIEALVRLFGSSRFLSGFLLRHPELLDTFLRNDLSALVKSKSDLRTGLGEALTGCDDFEQELDELRRFKNLETLRIGIHDMTGSLSLEEGMFQLSALAEVLLSHALHLAIREVRRRFGVARDAATGAEAFFCVLGMGKLGSEELSYHSDLDILFLYSGPGESAPEPGRGGADIRKLSNHEYFAKVAQRLISILTTSTREGIVYRLDTRLRPSGNAGPLVSSMEAFERYHEESAHLWERQALLKCRFVAGDRGFGKRVEEKVRGFIYDRPLPPNAAEEIHRLRMRMEQELGREREDRLNLKVGRGGVVDVEFAVQYLQLLHGGSRPAVRARGTLKALYELQRAGFVTLEQYKVLDEGYRFLRSLDVRLRLAHDASIDSFDPQWLEADRLERYRKETDRIRKVYLELLGLPGSA; this is encoded by the coding sequence TTGAACCCGGTTCCCCGCGCCGGGACAAGCGGCCCCACCGTCGATCGTCTCCGGGAGATCGGGGTCCGGGACACGGCCCGCGCCCTGTCGCTGCTCTCCGATCTCCTGCAACGCCTTCCGCGGGGACATGCCGGGTGGGACCGCATCTGCCGCGCCGCCGCCCCCGCGCCCGACCCGGACCTCTACTTTCTCAACCTTTCGCGGTGGGTCGATTCCCTTCCCGGCGCGTTCCTGAAGCGGGCGTTCGCCCGCGAGGACCTTCTCCCGCCGATCGGGGCGCTGCTGGGGGGCTCGGAGTTCATCCCCGAGCAGATCGCCAGGCGCCCGGGGATCTTCGAGTTCCTCTTCCTCGAGGACGGGGTGCTGCGGCGTCCCGGGCCGGGTGCGCTGGCGCGGGAGGCCCTGGCGGCCGCGGACCGGGCGGCGACGGAGGAGGAGCTCAAACGCGACCTGCGCCGGATGAAGCACCGGGAGGTCGCCCGGATCGCCGCGCGCGACCTGTCCGGCATCGCCCCCCTGCACGAGGTCACGGAGGATCTTTCCCGGCTGGCGTCGGCGGCGCTCGAAGGGGCGGTCCGCTTCTCCCGCCGGACGCTCGACGCGCGCCTCGGCGCGCCGATCGCGATCCTGCCCGACGGGACGCGACGCACCGCGCGATTCGTCGTGATGGGGATGGGGAAGCTGGGCGCGCTCGAGCTGAACTTCAGCTCCGACATCGATATCGTCTTCCTCTACGAAACGGACCAGGGGGGAACGGAAGGAGCCGCGCGATCCGTCTCGCTGCACGAATATTTCGTCCGGTTGGGCGAGGCGGTCACCCGGATCGTTTCGGAAGCGACGGAAGACGGGTTCGTCTTCCGGGTGGACCTGCGGCTGCGCCCCGAGGGGACGCGCGGGGAGCTCGTCAACTCGCTGCGCTCCGCCGAGATCTACTACGAGTCGTGGGGGCAGACGTGGGAGCGCGCGGCGCTCATCAAGGCGTGCCCCGTGGCGGGGGACCTCTCCCTCGGGGAGGAGTTCCTCCGGTCCGTCGTGCCCTTCGTATACCGGAAGCACCTCGACTTCACCGCGATCGAGGAGATCAAGGGGATGAAGGACCGGATCAACCTCGCGGCGGCGCGGTCCCTTCGGCCTGACCGGGACGTGAAGCTGGGCCTCGGGGGGATCCGGGAGATCGAGTTCTTCGCCCAGGCGCACCAGCTGATCTACGGCGGGAAGGAGCCGAAGCTGCGCCAGCGCGGCACGGTGGAGACGATCTCCGCCCTGTCGCGGATGGGGATCGTGACGGAAGAGGAACGGGACGGGCTGGCGGCGGCCTATGACTTCCTGCGCCGTCTCGAGCACCGCATCCAGGCGCATCGGGAGCGGCAGACCCATGTCCTCCCCCAACGGGAGGAGGACCTGTCGCGGCTGGCGCGGGCGATGGGCCTCGCCGACCCGCCGGCGCTGCTCTCCGCGCTCGATCGGCACGCGACGGCGGTCCACGGGATCTACGCCCGGCTCTTCGGCGGCGCGCGGGAGGAGGAGACCCCGGGAATCCCCGAGGAGATCCGGGCGCTCTTCCTCCATGGCCGCGCGGGAGGGGATGCGCCCGCGCTGCTCGCCCGTCTCGGGTTCCGCGACATCGAGGCGGCGCAGAGGAACCTGGAAGTCCTCCGGAACGGCCCTCCCCACGTCCGGATCCCCCAGCGCGCGCGCCACTACCTGGACCGGATCGGGCCCGAGATCCTCCACCGCGTCGCGAGGAGCCCCGACCCCGACCTCGCCCTCGGCCACGTGGAGCGATTTCTCTCCGCCATCGGCCCCCGGACGATGTTCTACGCCCTGTTGTACGAAAAGCCGAAGGTCATCGAGGCCCTCGTGCGGCTCTTCGGAAGCAGCCGCTTCCTCTCCGGCTTCCTGCTGCGCCATCCGGAGCTCCTGGACACGTTCCTGCGGAACGACCTCTCGGCGCTGGTCAAGTCGAAGTCCGACCTGCGCACCGGCCTCGGGGAGGCCCTGACGGGATGCGACGACTTCGAGCAGGAGCTGGACGAGCTGCGCCGCTTCAAGAACCTCGAGACGCTGCGGATCGGCATCCACGACATGACGGGGAGCCTGTCGCTGGAGGAGGGGATGTTCCAGCTCTCCGCGCTCGCGGAGGTCCTTCTCTCCCACGCGCTGCACCTCGCGATCCGGGAGGTGCGGCGTCGCTTCGGCGTCGCCAGGGATGCGGCCACGGGGGCGGAGGCGTTCTTCTGCGTCCTCGGGATGGGGAAGCTGGGGTCGGAGGAGCTTTCCTACCACAGCGATCTCGATATCCTCTTCCTGTACTCGGGGCCGGGGGAGAGCGCCCCGGAGCCCGGACGGGGCGGCGCCGACATCCGGAAGCTCTCCAACCACGAATATTTCGCCAAGGTGGCCCAGCGGTTGATCTCGATCCTCACGACGTCGACGCGGGAAGGGATCGTCTACCGGCTCGACACGCGCCTTCGCCCCTCGGGGAACGCGGGTCCGCTGGTTTCCTCGATGGAGGCCTTCGAACGGTACCACGAGGAATCGGCACACCTGTGGGAGCGGCAGGCGCTGTTAAAATGCCGGTTCGTGGCGGGAGACCGCGGCTTCGGGAAACGGGTGGAGGAGAAGGTCCGGGGGTTCATCTACGATCGGCCCCTCCCGCCGAATGCGGCGGAGGAGATCCACCGCCTCCGGATGCGGATGGAGCAGGAGCTGGGGCGGGAACGGGAGGACCGCCTGAACCTGAAGGTGGGACGGGGCGGCGTGGTGGACGTGGAGTTCGCGGTGCAGTACCTGCAGCTTCTTCACGGCGGGTCCCGCCCGGCGGTCCGGGCGCGAGGCACCCTGAAGGCGCTCTACGAGCTGCAGCGCGCGGGATTCGTCACCCTCGAACAGTACAAGGTGCTGGACGAGGGGTACCGCTTCCTCCGGTCCCTGGACGTCCGGCTGCGGTTGGCGCACGACGCGTCGATCGACAGCTTCGACCCGCAGTGGCTGGAAGCGGACCGGCTGGAACGATACCGGAAGGAAACGGACCGGATCCGGAAGGTGTACCTGGAGCTGCTGGGACTGCCGGGATCGGCCTAG
- a CDS encoding lipopolysaccharide assembly protein LapA domain-containing protein: protein MKAVLIVLVVLLALVAAFAVQNPGIIVVRFLTVSGYTSLLVVIVAAFAAGVASAGLAGLPGFFRRKSEAGAAARRIRELEAEVGDLKGKGRPGGTTPPAPGGTP, encoded by the coding sequence ATGAAAGCGGTACTGATCGTCCTCGTGGTCCTGCTGGCGCTGGTCGCGGCGTTCGCCGTGCAGAACCCCGGCATCATCGTCGTCCGGTTCCTGACCGTCTCGGGATACACCTCCCTCCTGGTGGTGATCGTCGCCGCGTTCGCCGCCGGGGTGGCCTCGGCGGGGCTCGCGGGGCTTCCCGGGTTCTTCCGGCGGAAATCGGAGGCCGGCGCCGCGGCGCGGCGGATCCGGGAGCTCGAGGCCGAAGTCGGCGATCTCAAGGGAAAGGGAAGGCCCGGGGGGACGACCCCCCCCGCGCCCGGGGGAACGCCATGA